Within Oceanicoccus sp. KOV_DT_Chl, the genomic segment GCCATCGGTTCACGTATGGGTGAGATTGATGGGGTTAGCTATGGTGCCTTTATTATTCCTGGCTTGCTGATGTTGTCACTGTTGTCAGAGAGTATTTCAAATGCCTCTTTCGGTATTTATTTCCCTAAATATTCTGGCGCGATCTATGAGCTGCTATCGGCCCCAGTGTCGATGGTAGAAGTGGTGATGGGTTATGTGGGTGCAGCGGCGACTAAATCTACGTTGTTGGGCTTGCTTATTTTGGCAACGGCCAAATTATTTGTGGATTATCAAATAGAGCATCCATTTTGGATGCTGGCCTTTTTACTGCTGACCGCTTTAACTTTCAGTTTATTTGGTTTTATTATTGGTATTTGGGCTGATGGTTTTGAGAAATTACAAATTATCCCGCTGATGATTATTATGCCCTTGACGTTTCTTGGCGGTAGTTTTTACTCTATTTCAATGTTGCCACCGCTGTGGCAAAAAATTGCCCTGCTTAACCCCGTGGTGTATTTGATTAGCGGTTTTCGCTGGAGTTTTTACGGTGTATCTGATGTTAGTGTCGGTATTAGTCTAGGGATGATTGGGGTTTTTTTGGTGGTTTGTATCGGCGTGGTGGCCTGGGTTTTTAAAACGGGGTATAAAATTAGGTCGTGATGTTGTCAGGCCCAGAGCTACATACTTCGATTTTTGTTTTCAT encodes:
- a CDS encoding ABC transporter permease — protein: MNIYAVRAIYRFEMARWFRTLTQSIISPVISTSLYFVVFGAAIGSRMGEIDGVSYGAFIIPGLLMLSLLSESISNASFGIYFPKYSGAIYELLSAPVSMVEVVMGYVGAAATKSTLLGLLILATAKLFVDYQIEHPFWMLAFLLLTALTFSLFGFIIGIWADGFEKLQIIPLMIIMPLTFLGGSFYSISMLPPLWQKIALLNPVVYLISGFRWSFYGVSDVSVGISLGMIGVFLVVCIGVVAWVFKTGYKIRS